A portion of the Pseudorasbora parva isolate DD20220531a chromosome 1, ASM2467924v1, whole genome shotgun sequence genome contains these proteins:
- the igf2a gene encoding insulin-like growth factor 2a translates to MDDYHVFCASCRKTGKKETTMCSLILFILSLFMFASPVATAETLCGGELVDTLQFVCGEHGFYISRPNRSNSRRPQRGIVEECCFRSCELRLLEQYCAKPVKSERDVSSTSLQVFPVSQALHKDISGVPLGVKYSKYDVWQRKAAQRLRRGVPSILLARKFRRQVEKIQDQEQASFHRALMTLPDRHPVILPYIQINTSQK, encoded by the exons ATGGATGATTACCATGTATTCTGTGCATCGTGTCGAAAAACggggaaaaaagaaacaacG ATGTGCTCACTGATACTCTTCATTCTGTCATTGTTCATGTTCGCATCCCCCGTAGCAACGGCGGAGACTCTTTGCGGTGGAGAACTAGTGGATACTCTGCAGTTCGTGTGTGGAGAACATGGGTTTTATATCA GCAGGCCGAACAGATCAAACAGCCGCCGTCCTCAGAGAGGAATAGTGGAAGAATGCTGCTTTCGGAGCTGTGAGCTGCGTCTGTTGGAGCAGTACTGTGCGAAACCCGTGAAGTCCGAGCGAGATGTTTCCTCCACCTCGCTGCAGGTCTTCCCAGTGTCGCAGGCTCTTCACAAG GACATCTCAGGAGTCCCTCTTGGTGTGAAGTATTCCAAATATGATGTGTGGCAAAGAAAGGCTGCCCAGAGGTTAAGGAGAGGGGTCCCATCAATCCTGCTTGCCCGAAAGTTCAGGAGGCAGGTGGAGAAAATCCAAGATCAGGAGCAAGCCAGTTTTCACCGCGCCCTCATGACCCTCCCAGACAGACACCCTGTTATCCTTCCATACATCCAGATCAACACGTCCCAAAAATGA